One genomic region from Spirulina subsalsa PCC 9445 encodes:
- a CDS encoding tRNA (5-methylaminomethyl-2-thiouridine)(34)-methyltransferase MnmD, with translation MSNLQFFSPQVTGDGSFTFFSPEFEETFHSQGGAKQEAELKFIEPCLLRSKAQQQDRICILDVCYGLGYNSAAALAGIGEVNPHCRVELVALELNPTVAQAALAYGLLDLWGAQVVEGLAQLVGAGSWEGGNVGARMFWGDARQSIKRVLGEGFQADAIFLDPFSPPKCPQLWTVEFLGEVAQVLAPTGRLATYSCAAAVRGALREAGLRIGASPRVGRRSPGTVASWAGDLPPLSLQEEEHLRTRAAVPYRDRTGQDSPTIIRQRRQGEQASSPLEPSSHWKKRWA, from the coding sequence ATGTCTAATTTGCAGTTTTTTAGCCCCCAGGTGACGGGGGATGGCTCGTTTACGTTTTTTTCCCCGGAGTTTGAGGAAACTTTTCATTCTCAGGGGGGAGCGAAACAGGAGGCGGAGTTAAAGTTTATTGAACCTTGTCTCCTGCGCTCTAAAGCCCAACAACAAGACCGGATTTGCATTTTAGATGTGTGTTATGGCTTGGGCTATAATAGCGCGGCGGCGTTGGCTGGGATTGGGGAGGTGAACCCCCACTGTCGGGTGGAGTTGGTGGCTCTGGAGTTGAATCCGACGGTGGCTCAGGCGGCGCTGGCTTATGGTTTGCTGGATTTATGGGGGGCCCAGGTGGTGGAGGGGCTGGCGCAGTTGGTGGGGGCGGGGTCTTGGGAGGGGGGGAATGTGGGGGCGAGAATGTTCTGGGGGGATGCTCGGCAGTCGATTAAACGGGTGTTAGGGGAGGGGTTTCAGGCGGATGCTATTTTTCTGGATCCCTTTTCCCCGCCGAAATGTCCCCAACTGTGGACGGTGGAGTTTTTGGGGGAGGTGGCGCAAGTGTTGGCTCCGACGGGACGACTGGCGACTTATTCCTGCGCGGCGGCGGTGAGGGGGGCGTTAAGGGAGGCTGGGCTGCGGATTGGGGCGAGTCCTCGGGTGGGGAGAAGATCCCCGGGGACGGTGGCGAGTTGGGCGGGGGATTTGCCGCCGTTGTCGTTGCAGGAAGAGGAACATTTGCGGACTCGGGCGGCGGTGCCTTATCGCGATCGCACTGGACAAGATTCCCCCACCATCATCCGTCAGCGTCGCCAAGGGGAACAGGCCTCTAGTCCTTTGGAACCGAGCAGTCACTGGAAAAAACGCTGGGCTTAA
- a CDS encoding asparaginase, which produces MTRGIRTHTPELEIHLLREGIIESIHKVAAVVCDNRGRVLSMAGTSETTAFIRSALKPFQALAVTSTGVIEQFGLNDRDLAIICSSHRGTVEQARQVFNILWHCDVEADALQCPVPPGKDSALQHNCSGKHAGMLAVCRQRNFPIENYLHRSNPVQKLIIDKVGELLGMPGEEFVRARDDCGAPTYSMQLGQMATLYAVLASGDNVDLERIVRAMTYHPSMVAGEGAFDTELMRLTEGELVSKSGAEGVQCVGRVGEGLGLAIKARDGSKRAKYAAAIHLLLQLGWIRPSVAETLADQFMKFDDYKRLEVIGEVVML; this is translated from the coding sequence ATGACTAGGGGAATCCGAACCCATACCCCAGAACTTGAAATCCACCTCTTGCGCGAAGGGATTATTGAGTCTATTCACAAAGTAGCCGCCGTCGTCTGTGATAATCGCGGTCGTGTTTTGTCCATGGCGGGTACATCCGAAACCACCGCCTTTATTCGTTCTGCCCTCAAACCCTTTCAAGCCCTCGCCGTCACCTCTACTGGGGTGATTGAACAGTTTGGCCTCAATGACCGGGATTTAGCCATTATTTGTAGTTCTCATCGTGGCACCGTCGAACAAGCACGCCAAGTCTTTAACATCCTCTGGCACTGTGACGTAGAAGCCGATGCCCTTCAGTGTCCCGTTCCCCCCGGCAAGGACAGCGCCCTGCAACACAACTGTTCCGGGAAACACGCGGGAATGTTGGCGGTTTGTAGACAGCGTAATTTTCCCATTGAGAACTATCTCCATCGTTCTAACCCCGTGCAGAAGTTGATTATTGATAAAGTGGGGGAACTCTTGGGGATGCCGGGAGAAGAATTTGTGCGCGCCCGGGATGACTGCGGAGCCCCGACCTACTCGATGCAGTTAGGACAAATGGCCACCCTCTACGCTGTCCTAGCTTCTGGGGATAATGTAGACCTAGAACGCATTGTGCGCGCCATGACCTACCACCCCAGTATGGTGGCCGGAGAAGGGGCTTTTGATACCGAGTTAATGCGCCTCACAGAAGGGGAATTAGTGAGCAAATCCGGAGCCGAAGGGGTGCAATGTGTGGGGCGAGTGGGAGAAGGCCTAGGTTTAGCGATTAAAGCCCGAGATGGGTCAAAACGGGCTAAATACGCGGCCGCCATTCATCTGTTATTACAGTTAGGTTGGATTCGTCCCTCGGTGGCGGAAACTTTGGCCGATCAGTTTATGAAGTTTGATGACTACAAGCGCCTTGAAGTGATTGGCGAGGTGGTCATGCTCTAG
- a CDS encoding ribonuclease H-like domain-containing protein, whose amino-acid sequence MTVTNFQVCDRDLDLDTLHRYQNAETLAVDTETMGLVLGRDRLCLVQICDPQGLVTAIRIEQGQIEAPHLKTLMEDPKITKIFHYARFDIAQLKYTFGILTQPIFCTKIASKLARTYTSSHGLKALVQDLEKIELDKSSQSSDWGNPDNLSSQQLSYAANDVRYLISLRQKLLQMLEREGRLELVYRCFDCLPVLTDLDILQFQDIFEHK is encoded by the coding sequence ATGACCGTGACTAATTTTCAAGTATGCGATCGCGATCTTGATCTCGATACCCTACACCGTTACCAAAACGCCGAAACCCTTGCCGTAGATACGGAAACTATGGGGTTAGTCTTGGGGCGCGATCGCCTTTGTCTCGTCCAAATTTGTGACCCCCAAGGCCTCGTGACCGCCATCCGTATCGAACAAGGGCAAATCGAAGCCCCCCACCTCAAAACCCTGATGGAAGACCCCAAAATCACCAAAATCTTCCACTATGCCCGCTTTGACATTGCCCAGTTAAAATACACCTTCGGCATCCTCACCCAGCCCATTTTCTGTACCAAAATCGCCAGCAAACTCGCCCGCACCTACACCTCCAGTCACGGCCTCAAAGCACTGGTACAAGACCTAGAAAAGATAGAACTTGACAAAAGTTCCCAGAGTTCCGACTGGGGAAACCCCGATAATCTATCCTCCCAGCAACTCAGCTATGCCGCCAATGACGTGCGTTATCTCATCTCCTTGCGTCAGAAACTCCTGCAAATGTTGGAACGAGAAGGTCGCCTAGAATTGGTCTATCGTTGTTTTGACTGTTTACCCGTTCTAACCGATCTCGACATTCTCCAGTTTCAAGATATTTTTGAGCATAAATAG
- a CDS encoding LCP family protein, producing the protein MSNNRHHSRPKPSIPRPKDRRGGNRWLWIWLGLTGVGMLSAMAGAILAVSLSATPLRQVFLSHHDDDSVFQDDTIALSNLRFPSLTRPVNILVLGVKVLSSDLNLRLPPEEDPGYLFTVDSFEGRSDTMLLLRFDPQLQKLTVLSIPRDTQTTIPGYGTMKINAANAHGGPALTAKAVSHLLADVPIDRYVRVNVQGVEKLIDALGGVNLYVPTAMRYTDHSQHLYINLQEGEQHLDGEKALQFLRFRYDQYGDIGRVQRQQTFMRALVEQVLRPSTLMRIPRILQVIRENIDTNLSVEELAALAGFAAQVDRGNIQMLMLPGEFNGTGQNGVSYWLPHHRQIENLMAQHFNQGFAEYRSRNTNSLRIAIQDSTGDREAVDTVVTMLYNQGYRNVQVGRRWREPLETSRIVAQRGDDSSAFDVRRQLGIGEVRVESTGELSSDITIQLGEDWRKLKNGN; encoded by the coding sequence ATGTCTAATAACCGCCACCATTCCCGTCCTAAACCCTCTATTCCTCGCCCGAAAGACCGTCGGGGAGGAAACCGTTGGCTGTGGATTTGGTTGGGGTTAACTGGAGTGGGAATGTTATCGGCAATGGCCGGAGCGATTTTAGCCGTTTCTCTCTCTGCTACCCCCCTCCGGCAAGTATTTCTGAGTCACCATGACGATGATAGTGTGTTTCAAGATGATACGATTGCCCTCTCCAACCTGAGATTTCCCTCCCTCACCCGTCCAGTGAATATTCTGGTGTTGGGGGTCAAAGTCCTTTCGTCCGACCTAAACTTAAGACTCCCTCCCGAAGAAGACCCCGGATATCTCTTCACGGTAGATTCCTTTGAAGGGCGTTCCGACACCATGTTACTCTTGCGGTTTGACCCCCAACTGCAAAAACTGACCGTCCTTTCCATCCCCCGGGATACTCAAACCACCATCCCCGGATACGGGACGATGAAAATTAATGCAGCCAATGCTCACGGAGGGCCAGCACTCACCGCTAAAGCAGTGAGTCATTTACTCGCCGATGTTCCCATTGACCGTTATGTACGGGTGAATGTCCAAGGAGTCGAAAAACTGATTGATGCCTTGGGTGGGGTGAATCTCTACGTCCCCACAGCCATGAGGTACACAGACCACAGTCAACACCTCTATATCAATTTGCAGGAAGGGGAACAGCATCTCGATGGGGAAAAGGCCTTACAATTCCTGCGCTTCCGTTATGACCAGTATGGGGATATAGGACGAGTTCAACGGCAACAGACATTTATGAGGGCGTTGGTGGAACAGGTTTTGCGTCCTTCTACTCTCATGCGTATCCCGAGAATTTTACAGGTGATTCGTGAGAATATTGACACGAATTTAAGTGTGGAAGAATTAGCCGCTTTGGCCGGGTTTGCGGCTCAGGTGGATCGGGGTAATATTCAAATGTTGATGTTACCGGGTGAGTTTAACGGGACGGGACAGAATGGGGTGAGTTATTGGTTGCCTCACCACCGACAAATTGAGAACCTGATGGCACAACATTTTAATCAGGGGTTTGCGGAATATCGTTCTCGCAATACTAATTCTCTCCGGATTGCTATTCAAGACAGTACAGGAGATCGGGAAGCGGTGGATACGGTGGTGACGATGCTGTATAACCAAGGGTACCGGAATGTACAGGTGGGTCGTCGTTGGCGGGAACCCTTGGAAACCTCCCGCATTGTTGCCCAACGGGGTGATGATAGCAGCGCGTTTGATGTGCGCAGACAGTTGGGCATCGGGGAGGTACGGGTAGAAAGTACAGGTGAACTGAGTTCCGATATTACAATTCAGTTGGGTGAAGATTGGCGGAAACTGAAGAATGGTAATTAG
- a CDS encoding creatininase family protein, with the protein MLLHLSTWPEVETYLQSSRGIILPIGSTEQHGPMGLIGTDAICAEAIAKGVGETTQALVGPTINVGMALHHMAFPGSMSLRPSTLITVIQDYLTSLTQAGFQRFFFINGHGGNIATLKAAFAETYHHLALLRIPGAEQVQCKVANWFMCSSVYNLAKELYGLQEGSHATPSEVALTQYIYPEAIKKAPLSEKVASGYPIYGAVDFRRHYPDGRMGSNPALATPAHGKQFYELAVKELSNSYLEFLKKGD; encoded by the coding sequence ATGCTGCTACATCTCAGTACCTGGCCGGAAGTCGAAACCTACCTACAAAGCTCCCGAGGGATTATTCTGCCCATTGGGTCAACGGAACAACACGGGCCGATGGGTTTAATCGGAACTGATGCGATTTGTGCGGAGGCGATCGCCAAAGGAGTGGGAGAAACCACTCAAGCCCTGGTCGGACCGACGATTAACGTAGGAATGGCACTGCATCACATGGCCTTTCCCGGGTCCATGAGTTTACGACCTAGCACCCTAATCACGGTGATTCAAGACTATCTCACCAGTTTGACCCAAGCCGGATTTCAACGCTTTTTTTTCATTAATGGGCATGGGGGGAATATTGCCACCCTGAAAGCGGCTTTTGCGGAAACCTATCATCATCTCGCCTTACTCCGGATTCCGGGCGCGGAACAAGTGCAATGTAAGGTCGCCAATTGGTTTATGTGTAGCAGTGTCTATAACTTAGCCAAGGAACTCTACGGACTCCAAGAAGGCTCCCACGCCACTCCGAGCGAAGTCGCCCTGACCCAATATATCTACCCAGAAGCCATCAAAAAAGCCCCCTTAAGCGAGAAAGTCGCCTCGGGCTATCCCATCTATGGGGCGGTAGATTTTCGTCGTCACTATCCCGACGGCCGCATGGGCTCCAATCCCGCCCTAGCCACCCCAGCCCACGGTAAACAATTCTATGAGTTAGCCGTCAAGGAGTTAAGCAACAGTTACCTAGAATTTCTCAAAAAGGGGGATTAA
- a CDS encoding TerB family tellurite resistance protein, with amino-acid sequence MATNLNANKQKKLLKILIGAAWIDGTVQAEEREYLHKMAQQEGLANDPEIKPLLSELRQVKPQECYDWLNAYLGENHTQEDYQELLEALSAIIYSDGQVDTAEAKLLTQLQELDPANDPPQTVFNKFLKSVQLLYRKALEEKT; translated from the coding sequence ATGGCAACTAACCTGAATGCTAACAAACAAAAAAAGCTATTAAAAATACTCATCGGAGCGGCATGGATTGATGGCACTGTGCAAGCTGAGGAGCGGGAATATTTACATAAAATGGCACAACAGGAGGGGTTAGCCAACGACCCAGAAATTAAACCCTTGTTGTCTGAACTTAGACAAGTTAAACCCCAAGAATGTTATGACTGGCTCAATGCTTATTTAGGGGAAAATCATACCCAAGAAGACTATCAAGAACTACTAGAAGCCCTCAGCGCCATTATTTACAGCGATGGTCAAGTAGACACCGCAGAAGCTAAACTGCTCACCCAACTACAAGAACTTGATCCCGCCAACGACCCCCCGCAAACCGTATTTAATAAGTTTTTAAAATCGGTCCAACTGTTGTATCGTAAAGCCTTAGAGGAGAAGACCTAA
- a CDS encoding prohibitin family protein produces MKNQSAPSLQPLIGGIIAALIVLIGFNSFVIINPGQAGVLSILGKAQNGALLEGLHFKPPLISNVDIYDVTVQKFEVPAQSSTRDLQELSASFAINFRLDPVRIVDIRRKQGTLENVVSKIVAPQTQEAFKIAAALRTVEEAITKRAELKEDFDNALNARLEKYGIIVLDTSVVDLTFSPEFARAVEEKQIAEQRAQRAIYIAREAEQQAQADVNRAKGKAEAQRLLAETLKAQGGTLVLQKEAIEAWREGGAPMPKVLVIGGKEGAGAVPFLFNLGNVGDLVKQ; encoded by the coding sequence TTGAAGAATCAATCAGCACCAAGTTTGCAACCATTAATTGGAGGGATCATTGCTGCATTGATCGTCCTCATTGGCTTTAATTCCTTTGTCATTATTAACCCCGGACAAGCGGGAGTTTTAAGTATTTTAGGGAAAGCCCAAAATGGAGCCTTATTAGAGGGGTTACATTTCAAACCGCCTCTCATCTCCAACGTTGATATCTATGATGTCACCGTGCAGAAATTTGAAGTTCCTGCCCAAAGTTCGACCCGAGATTTACAGGAATTATCGGCTAGTTTTGCCATTAACTTCCGCTTAGACCCGGTGCGGATTGTGGATATTCGGCGGAAACAGGGGACATTAGAAAATGTCGTCTCCAAAATTGTCGCCCCCCAGACTCAGGAGGCCTTTAAAATTGCCGCCGCCCTGCGCACGGTAGAAGAAGCGATTACTAAGCGGGCGGAGTTAAAGGAAGACTTTGATAATGCCCTGAATGCCCGGTTAGAGAAGTATGGGATCATTGTGTTAGATACCAGTGTGGTGGATTTAACCTTTTCGCCTGAGTTTGCCCGGGCAGTGGAAGAAAAGCAAATTGCTGAACAACGGGCGCAACGGGCGATTTATATTGCCCGAGAAGCGGAACAACAAGCCCAAGCTGATGTTAACCGCGCTAAAGGGAAAGCGGAAGCCCAGCGCCTGTTAGCGGAAACCTTGAAAGCGCAAGGGGGAACTCTAGTGCTTCAGAAGGAGGCCATCGAAGCGTGGCGAGAAGGGGGCGCACCCATGCCCAAAGTTCTGGTTATTGGCGGAAAGGAAGGTGCTGGAGCGGTGCCATTCCTGTTTAACTTAGGTAATGTGGGGGATTTAGTGAAACAGTAG